Proteins found in one Geomonas subterranea genomic segment:
- a CDS encoding entericidin A/B family lipoprotein, protein MKRKIAAAVILTTLTCILALAGCHTVKGVGEDMQSGGREIEKSSGR, encoded by the coding sequence ATGAAACGTAAAATCGCTGCCGCAGTCATCCTTACAACGCTGACCTGCATCCTGGCTCTCGCTGGCTGCCACACCGTCAAGGGAGTCGGCGAAGACATGCAAAGCGGTGGGAGGGAAATCGAGAAGTCCTCCGGGCGATAA
- a CDS encoding complex I NDUFA9 subunit family protein, producing the protein MLIFLAGGTGFVGGHVREALLARGHSLRLLVHRRSLGGIVPDVEEIVGDVTKPETFEEAVHGCDATINLVGIIREFPGRGVTFQRLHVEATANILAAAKKGEVRRHLQMSALGTSAGSTARYFKSKYQAEDLVRRSGQDYTIFRPSIIFGPKDEFINTLAGYMRSFPAMPVIGDGEYQLQPISAEDVARCFADALEKPETIGQEYDLCGPDRYSYNELLDIIGRVIGKSHVTKIKNPLSLMRLIVPFFEGFSFFPITSDQIAMLVQGSTCNGSWRTTFDFEPVNFESGIRSYLK; encoded by the coding sequence ATGCTGATATTTCTGGCGGGCGGCACGGGTTTCGTGGGAGGACATGTAAGAGAGGCGCTTCTGGCGCGCGGGCACAGCTTGAGGCTGCTGGTGCACCGCAGAAGCCTGGGGGGCATCGTACCGGACGTCGAGGAAATCGTAGGGGACGTGACCAAACCTGAGACGTTCGAGGAAGCCGTGCACGGCTGCGACGCCACCATCAACCTGGTGGGAATCATCAGGGAGTTCCCCGGCCGGGGAGTGACCTTCCAGCGTCTGCACGTTGAGGCCACCGCGAACATCCTGGCCGCCGCGAAAAAAGGGGAAGTGCGGCGCCACCTGCAGATGTCGGCCCTCGGCACCAGTGCCGGCAGCACCGCCCGCTACTTCAAGAGCAAATACCAGGCGGAGGACCTGGTACGCCGGTCCGGTCAGGACTACACCATCTTCCGCCCCTCCATCATCTTCGGTCCGAAGGATGAGTTCATCAACACGCTGGCCGGCTACATGCGCAGCTTCCCCGCCATGCCCGTTATCGGTGACGGAGAATACCAGTTGCAGCCCATTTCCGCCGAGGACGTGGCCCGCTGCTTTGCCGACGCGCTGGAGAAGCCAGAAACGATCGGGCAGGAGTATGACCTCTGCGGGCCCGACCGTTACAGCTATAACGAGCTCCTTGACATCATCGGCCGCGTGATCGGCAAGAGCCACGTCACCAAGATAAAGAATCCCCTGTCCCTCATGCGGCTGATCGTTCCCTTCTTCGAGGGCTTTTCCTTTTTCCCCATCACCTCCGATCAGATCGCCATGCTGGTCCAGGGAAGCACCTGCAACGGAAGCTGGCGCACGACCTTCGACTTCGAGCCGGTCAACTTCGAGTCCGGCATCCGCAGCTACCTTAAATAG
- a CDS encoding glycerate kinase type-2 family protein, protein MEPRKLLQQMFEAAVQSARPEQCLSRHLPVPPKGRVIVIGAGKAAAAMARAFEDAWQGEISAGLVVTRYGYEVPCSRIEVVSAAHPVPDQAGCAAAARMLELVRGLTPDDLVLCLISGGGSALLPLPLPGVTLAQKQELSRELLRCGAGISEINCVRRHLSAIKGGRLAAACHPARVLTLAISDVPGDSPTDIASGPTVADATTCADALAIVDRYRIALPEPLRECLSSGRGESVKPPDPRLGRAKFRLVATPQAALEAAALVAHAQGITPHILSDRMEGESREVGKVLAALALQVVRHRQPFTAPCVLLSGGETTVTVRGGGRGGRNVELLLALALALQGEKGIYAMAGDTDGVDGQEEIAGAFVVPDLLQRAWDMGINPRRRLDDNDGHGFFEDLGETLVTGPTLTNVNDFRAILITG, encoded by the coding sequence ATGGAGCCGCGTAAACTGCTGCAACAGATGTTTGAAGCCGCCGTTCAGTCGGCGCGTCCCGAGCAATGCCTGTCCCGCCACCTTCCGGTGCCTCCCAAAGGGAGGGTGATCGTTATTGGGGCGGGGAAGGCGGCGGCCGCCATGGCGCGCGCCTTCGAAGATGCCTGGCAGGGGGAAATCTCCGCCGGTCTGGTGGTGACGCGCTACGGTTACGAGGTTCCCTGCAGCCGGATCGAGGTGGTGAGCGCGGCGCACCCGGTGCCGGACCAGGCGGGATGCGCCGCTGCCGCGAGGATGCTGGAACTCGTGCGGGGGCTGACTCCCGACGACCTGGTGCTCTGCCTGATTTCGGGCGGCGGGTCCGCGCTGTTGCCCCTTCCTTTGCCGGGAGTGACCCTGGCGCAGAAGCAGGAGCTCAGCCGGGAACTGTTGAGGTGCGGCGCCGGCATCTCGGAAATCAACTGCGTGCGGCGCCATCTCTCCGCCATCAAGGGGGGAAGGCTTGCCGCCGCCTGCCATCCCGCCCGGGTCCTCACCCTGGCCATCTCCGACGTTCCCGGCGACAGTCCCACCGATATCGCGTCAGGCCCTACCGTCGCGGACGCCACCACTTGCGCCGATGCCCTGGCCATCGTGGATCGCTACCGCATCGCGTTGCCCGAACCGCTGCGGGAGTGTCTCTCATCCGGTCGTGGAGAATCGGTGAAGCCGCCGGATCCGCGCCTGGGGCGGGCGAAGTTCCGCCTGGTCGCGACGCCGCAGGCGGCTCTTGAAGCCGCGGCGCTGGTCGCGCACGCACAGGGGATCACGCCGCACATCCTGAGCGATCGGATGGAGGGGGAATCGAGGGAGGTAGGCAAGGTCCTGGCGGCGCTGGCGCTGCAGGTGGTACGGCACCGGCAACCCTTCACCGCGCCTTGCGTATTGCTGTCGGGAGGGGAGACCACGGTAACGGTGCGCGGCGGCGGACGCGGAGGGCGCAACGTCGAGTTGCTGCTGGCGCTGGCACTGGCGCTTCAGGGGGAAAAGGGAATTTACGCGATGGCGGGGGATACTGACGGGGTGGACGGTCAGGAAGAGATAGCCGGCGCGTTCGTGGTACCTGACCTGCTGCAGCGGGCCTGGGATATGGGTATCAACCCGAGGCGGAGGCTCGACGACAACGATGGGCACGGGTTTTTCGAGGACCTGGGCGAAACGCTGGTGACCGGCCCGACGCTCACCAATGTGAACGACTTCAGGGCCATTCTCATCACCGGCTGA
- a CDS encoding winged helix-turn-helix domain-containing protein, translating to MQKILIIEDERDLAELLAFNLEREGYRTLVSHDGAEGLSSALHCQPDLVLLDLMLPGMPGTKVCRNLKRSDRTSRIPVIMLTAKGEEIDKVVGFEVGVDDYVVKPFSTRELMLRVKAVIRGNRTESSRSPIELGAVTIDAERHQVRVNGQEVSVTGTEFKLLQTLAHRTGRVQSRESLLRDVWGYHFVDDSRTVDTHITRLRTKMGEAGDLIKTVRGFGYKLELP from the coding sequence ATGCAGAAGATACTGATCATCGAAGACGAGCGGGATCTCGCGGAACTGCTGGCGTTCAACCTGGAACGGGAGGGTTACAGGACGCTGGTAAGTCACGACGGCGCTGAGGGCCTCTCAAGCGCCCTCCACTGTCAGCCCGACCTCGTCCTTTTGGATCTCATGCTCCCCGGCATGCCTGGCACCAAGGTTTGCAGAAACCTGAAAAGATCGGACAGAACATCCCGGATTCCGGTGATCATGCTGACCGCTAAGGGAGAGGAGATCGACAAGGTTGTCGGTTTCGAGGTGGGAGTGGACGATTACGTCGTCAAACCCTTCTCGACCAGGGAACTGATGCTGCGCGTTAAAGCGGTGATCCGGGGCAACCGCACGGAATCTTCCCGTTCACCCATCGAGCTTGGAGCGGTCACCATCGATGCCGAACGTCACCAGGTAAGGGTCAACGGCCAGGAGGTCTCCGTCACCGGGACCGAGTTCAAACTCCTGCAGACCCTCGCGCATCGGACCGGCAGGGTGCAGAGCCGGGAGTCCCTGCTGCGCGACGTGTGGGGCTACCATTTCGTTGACGACAGCAGAACAGTGGACACCCACATAACCCGATTGCGCACAAAAATGGGGGAGGCAGGCGACCTGATAAAAACGGTGCGCGGTTTCGGATACAAGCTGGAGTTGCCGTGA
- a CDS encoding DUF4118 domain-containing protein — protein MRKFLSEGYGWVTAGYLLVVMLGYVDYLTGDYSLLLFYLAPVSLVAWHGGRRGAVLVSLLSGLARYVSDYYSHSALTFKPWQPLEDTALIIAVASLVLVMKKLMTETRA, from the coding sequence ATGCGGAAGTTCCTCAGCGAAGGATACGGATGGGTAACGGCGGGATATCTGCTGGTTGTGATGCTGGGGTACGTCGATTACCTGACCGGCGACTACTCTTTGCTCCTTTTTTACCTTGCGCCGGTGTCCCTCGTTGCCTGGCACGGAGGACGGCGCGGCGCAGTCCTGGTTTCGCTGCTGTCCGGCCTGGCGCGCTACGTCTCCGATTACTACAGTCACTCCGCTCTTACCTTCAAGCCCTGGCAGCCCCTCGAGGACACGGCACTGATCATCGCGGTCGCCTCCCTGGTCCTGGTGATGAAAAAGCTCATGACGGAAACCCGGGCCTGA
- the pstS gene encoding phosphate ABC transporter substrate-binding protein PstS, with protein MLKKLFTAILAVTLIFPVLTGSALAETALTGAGATFPHPLYSKWFRDYQAEDPTVSFSYEAQGSGEGIRKILAREVDFGASDKFLSDKELKDAPGTLLHIPTVMGAVAVTYYIPGVGTGIKLTPKALAGIYLGKITRWNDPLIARENRQLRLPANEIVVVHRSDASGTTSIFSDYLSSADTSWATTVGRGTAVSWPAGIGAKGSTAMVKKIREVPYSIGYVEIAYALENELDTAALKNKAGRFVKPTMLSTRAAAVQGMKGLKVKDEAEPDYRLSLVNQPGKDAYPIVGLTWLLVYRDQSDPVKGRKLVDFLTWQLKKAEKMTSTLHYTPLPDTWASRVEKTIMSIRVSQ; from the coding sequence ATGTTGAAGAAGCTGTTCACTGCCATCCTCGCCGTTACCCTGATCTTTCCGGTGCTTACCGGCTCCGCGCTCGCCGAAACGGCGCTCACCGGTGCCGGCGCGACCTTCCCGCACCCGCTCTACAGCAAGTGGTTCAGGGACTACCAGGCCGAAGACCCAACTGTCAGCTTCAGCTACGAGGCACAGGGGAGCGGCGAGGGAATCAGAAAGATCCTCGCCCGCGAAGTCGACTTCGGTGCCTCTGACAAGTTCCTCTCGGACAAGGAACTGAAGGACGCTCCCGGCACGTTACTGCATATTCCCACCGTCATGGGCGCCGTCGCCGTGACCTACTATATCCCCGGGGTCGGGACCGGCATTAAGCTCACGCCCAAGGCACTGGCCGGGATCTACCTCGGCAAGATCACCAGATGGAACGACCCGCTCATCGCCAGGGAGAACCGGCAGCTCAGGCTGCCTGCCAATGAGATCGTTGTCGTGCATCGCTCCGACGCGAGCGGGACTACCAGCATCTTCTCTGACTACCTGAGCTCGGCAGACACATCCTGGGCAACCACGGTCGGCAGGGGAACGGCTGTATCCTGGCCCGCGGGAATCGGAGCAAAAGGGAGCACCGCGATGGTCAAGAAGATCAGGGAAGTCCCCTACAGCATCGGCTACGTGGAGATCGCCTACGCGCTGGAGAACGAGCTGGACACGGCCGCACTGAAAAACAAGGCGGGAAGGTTCGTAAAGCCGACCATGCTGTCTACGAGGGCCGCAGCCGTGCAAGGCATGAAAGGGCTCAAGGTAAAGGATGAAGCCGAACCGGACTACCGCCTGTCGCTGGTGAACCAACCCGGAAAAGATGCCTATCCTATTGTCGGGCTCACCTGGCTTTTGGTGTACCGGGACCAGAGTGACCCGGTCAAGGGGAGGAAGCTGGTCGATTTCCTCACCTGGCAGTTGAAAAAGGCCGAGAAGATGACCTCCACGCTGCACTACACCCCGCTTCCGGATACCTGGGCCAGCCGGGTCGAAAAAACAATCATGAGCATCAGGGTATCGCAGTAG
- a CDS encoding NUDIX hydrolase produces MQTKNRAMLFNGLVVGIEQMDVLIGDQGWYTYQVVRHPGGAGVLALHDDGCVTLIRQLRPAVDDFLLEIPAGRLAPGEDPHLCAARELMEETGLVARKIVSLGVVHPSPGVFDEVVHLYLATGLSQGEAAPEAYEEISCQKLPFDQALAMAADGSITDGKTIVALLRAQRHLS; encoded by the coding sequence ATGCAAACGAAGAACAGGGCTATGCTTTTCAACGGCCTCGTGGTCGGCATCGAGCAGATGGACGTGCTCATCGGCGATCAGGGGTGGTACACCTACCAGGTCGTCCGTCATCCCGGCGGTGCCGGCGTCCTCGCGCTGCACGATGACGGCTGCGTAACGCTGATCCGGCAACTGCGCCCCGCGGTGGACGATTTCCTGCTGGAAATTCCGGCGGGACGGCTCGCTCCCGGGGAGGACCCGCACCTGTGCGCTGCCCGCGAGTTGATGGAGGAGACCGGGCTGGTGGCGCGCAAGATCGTTTCCCTCGGAGTCGTTCATCCCTCACCCGGCGTCTTCGACGAGGTGGTGCATCTCTATCTCGCCACCGGTCTCTCTCAGGGAGAGGCCGCACCGGAGGCGTACGAGGAGATTTCCTGTCAGAAACTACCGTTTGACCAGGCGCTGGCGATGGCGGCCGACGGCAGCATCACCGACGGCAAGACCATCGTCGCCCTTCTTCGCGCCCAGAGGCACCTGTCATGA
- a CDS encoding YMGG-like glycine zipper-containing protein: MRALRYLAVVLLAALSFGCVGMSRQQQSTLSGGAIGAGGGALIGGLSGGSPAVGAILGGAAGALTGYILGDPGAGRHYQRR; this comes from the coding sequence ATGAGAGCTTTAAGATATCTGGCAGTCGTGCTGCTGGCAGCGCTTAGCTTTGGATGTGTGGGGATGTCGCGCCAGCAACAAAGTACCCTTAGCGGAGGCGCAATAGGCGCCGGCGGCGGGGCCCTGATCGGTGGGCTTTCCGGCGGAAGCCCCGCAGTAGGTGCAATACTTGGCGGTGCGGCGGGCGCACTGACCGGCTATATACTGGGAGACCCCGGCGCCGGACGCCATTACCAACGTCGTTGA
- the nikR gene encoding nickel-responsive transcriptional regulator NikR produces MGETVRFGISMDDQLLESFDRLIEQKGYANRSEAIRDLIRAAQVELDWEEGEKEGVGTVTLVYNHHVRDLSDKLTEHQHAHHDQIISALHVHLDAHNCLEVLVVRGKARDVRRIADELIGVKGVKHGKLVMTTTGEGLH; encoded by the coding sequence ATGGGCGAGACAGTAAGATTCGGCATTTCCATGGACGACCAGTTGCTGGAGAGCTTCGACCGGCTCATCGAACAGAAAGGTTACGCCAACCGCTCCGAGGCGATCCGCGACCTGATCCGCGCCGCCCAGGTCGAACTCGATTGGGAAGAAGGCGAGAAAGAAGGGGTCGGCACGGTCACCCTGGTCTACAACCACCACGTGCGCGATCTCTCGGACAAGCTCACCGAGCACCAGCACGCCCACCACGACCAGATCATCTCCGCGCTGCACGTCCATCTCGATGCCCACAACTGCCTGGAGGTCCTGGTGGTACGCGGCAAGGCCCGTGACGTCCGCCGCATCGCCGACGAACTGATCGGCGTGAAGGGCGTCAAGCACGGCAAACTCGTCATGACCACCACAGGCGAAGGACTGCACTGA
- the tadA gene encoding tRNA adenosine(34) deaminase TadA, giving the protein MKKDDHYWMGKAIEQARKAESVGEVPIGAVIVKDGAVIARGHNLRESKQDPSAHAEMIAIRKAAKKLASWRLTGATLYVTLEPCTMCMGAIILSRLDRVVFGSYDPKGGAAGSLFDFSDDKRLNHSVVLTPGVRGDETSTMLSGFFLKLRAQKKQERLSSNS; this is encoded by the coding sequence ATGAAGAAAGACGACCACTACTGGATGGGAAAAGCCATCGAGCAGGCCAGGAAAGCCGAGTCTGTCGGCGAGGTACCGATCGGTGCCGTGATAGTGAAAGACGGCGCCGTGATCGCGCGGGGGCACAACCTGCGCGAAAGCAAACAGGACCCTTCCGCGCACGCCGAAATGATCGCCATACGAAAAGCGGCAAAGAAGCTCGCGAGTTGGCGCCTCACCGGCGCCACCCTCTACGTCACCCTCGAGCCCTGCACCATGTGCATGGGTGCCATAATCCTTTCGCGCCTGGACCGCGTGGTCTTTGGAAGCTATGATCCCAAAGGCGGAGCGGCAGGATCTCTTTTCGACTTCTCCGACGACAAACGGCTGAACCACAGCGTCGTTCTCACCCCCGGCGTGCGCGGCGATGAGACCTCCACCATGCTCTCCGGCTTTTTCCTGAAGCTGCGCGCCCAGAAGAAGCAGGAGCGGTTGTCCTCCAACAGCTGA
- a CDS encoding ferritin family protein: protein MAEQGDVCYTFEAAIEMAAQMENEGFRAYLAALRIVKDKAARQIIKEAAFDELEHKHQLEKALVEGEMKGGEGLHQPVPTMNLDYVLPKRELRPDSTARDAMAYAIHLEKGSIDFYDRMSRGCEGAPMAVLFKKMLADESRHLQELEDLYEQHFMTEN, encoded by the coding sequence ATGGCTGAACAAGGTGATGTCTGTTACACATTTGAAGCAGCGATCGAAATGGCCGCCCAGATGGAAAACGAGGGCTTCCGCGCATATCTTGCCGCGCTCCGCATCGTTAAAGACAAGGCCGCCCGTCAGATCATCAAGGAAGCGGCTTTCGACGAACTGGAGCACAAGCACCAGTTGGAGAAGGCGCTGGTCGAAGGGGAGATGAAGGGGGGAGAGGGGCTGCACCAGCCGGTTCCCACCATGAACCTCGACTACGTCCTGCCGAAAAGGGAGCTCCGCCCCGATTCGACCGCACGTGATGCAATGGCGTATGCCATCCACCTCGAGAAGGGATCCATCGACTTCTACGACCGGATGTCCCGCGGCTGCGAGGGCGCTCCCATGGCAGTCCTGTTCAAGAAGATGCTGGCGGACGAGTCCCGTCACCTCCAGGAACTGGAAGACCTTTACGAGCAGCACTTCATGACGGAGAACTAG
- a CDS encoding FKBP-type peptidyl-prolyl cis-trans isomerase — protein MAQAKDGDRVKVHYTGRLDDGTVFDSSECGEDDCGCGHGPLEFVIGSGQVIPGFDAGVKGLSVGDSKTIHIPVDEAYGERMEEMVAVVPRGDLPAEMKPEVGQQLEVTQEDGQVFNVMVTEVTDETITIDANHPLAGQALNFDLKLVEIL, from the coding sequence ATGGCACAAGCTAAAGACGGGGACCGCGTAAAGGTTCATTATACAGGGCGACTGGACGACGGCACCGTGTTCGACTCTTCCGAGTGCGGCGAGGACGATTGCGGCTGCGGCCACGGTCCGCTGGAATTCGTCATCGGTTCCGGCCAGGTCATCCCTGGTTTCGACGCGGGTGTGAAGGGGCTTTCCGTCGGCGATTCCAAGACCATCCACATCCCGGTGGACGAGGCCTATGGCGAAAGAATGGAAGAGATGGTGGCGGTGGTGCCGCGCGGCGATCTTCCTGCTGAGATGAAGCCGGAAGTGGGGCAGCAGTTGGAAGTGACCCAGGAAGACGGCCAGGTCTTCAACGTGATGGTTACCGAGGTGACCGACGAAACCATCACCATCGACGCCAACCACCCGCTTGCAGGCCAGGCACTCAACTTCGACCTCAAACTGGTCGAGATCCTCTAG
- a CDS encoding methyl-accepting chemotaxis protein — MLANIRVGTKLMSAFLLVAVICAVVGGIGVLKIRQIVDADTHLYRQITAPLGDVAQMSISFQRVRINLRDFVEAKQESERQEALATIQKLRKEVGERAETFKKALDTDEERKRFNEFIESRKVYGSYIDRVIGLVQGGKIEEAMGLMHGEAKKAALHEQEQLNKLMELMEGQGKAASDDNMKVANAATMVMMVLVIAGVVVAIVCGLVITRMITAPLQGAVAVASAIGAGDLSVRIEGGSGDETGQLMVALKAMADNLRSTIGKVADTSAQVASASNQLHSTSEQIATGAEEVAAQAGTVATAGEQMSATSSDIARNCQMASEGAKRASQTAQAGAEVVQATVTVMGQIAAKVQETSQTVESLGERSDQIGAIIGTIEDIADQTNLLALNAAIEAARAGEQGRGFAVVADEVRALAERTTRATREIGEMIKAIQGETKGAVVAMEEGVRQVQAGTAEAAKSGSALQEILEQINDVAMQVHQVATAAEEQTATTSEISSNIVQITQVVQQTSQGAQESAMAAAQLHTNSEELQQLVRQFRL; from the coding sequence ATGTTGGCAAACATCAGGGTGGGCACCAAGTTGATGTCGGCTTTTCTGCTGGTCGCGGTCATATGCGCCGTGGTCGGCGGCATAGGGGTGCTGAAGATCCGCCAGATCGTCGATGCCGACACCCATCTCTACAGGCAGATAACGGCGCCGCTGGGTGATGTCGCCCAGATGTCCATCTCCTTCCAGCGCGTCCGCATCAACTTGCGCGATTTCGTGGAGGCGAAGCAGGAGAGCGAGCGGCAGGAAGCGCTGGCGACGATACAAAAGCTGCGCAAGGAGGTCGGGGAACGCGCCGAGACCTTCAAGAAGGCCCTCGATACCGACGAGGAACGCAAACGCTTCAATGAGTTCATAGAGTCGCGCAAGGTCTACGGGAGCTACATCGACCGGGTGATCGGGTTGGTGCAGGGAGGCAAAATCGAGGAGGCGATGGGCCTCATGCACGGGGAGGCCAAGAAGGCCGCCCTGCACGAACAGGAACAGCTCAACAAGCTGATGGAACTGATGGAAGGCCAGGGGAAGGCGGCCTCGGACGACAACATGAAGGTCGCCAACGCCGCCACGATGGTGATGATGGTCCTGGTGATCGCCGGAGTGGTGGTCGCCATCGTCTGCGGCCTGGTGATAACGAGGATGATCACGGCGCCACTGCAAGGTGCCGTGGCCGTGGCAAGCGCGATCGGCGCCGGCGACCTCTCGGTGCGGATCGAAGGTGGCTCGGGCGACGAGACGGGACAACTGATGGTCGCGTTGAAGGCGATGGCGGACAACCTGCGGAGCACCATCGGCAAGGTGGCCGACACCTCCGCCCAGGTTGCATCGGCTTCCAACCAGCTCCACTCGACATCGGAGCAGATCGCCACCGGCGCCGAGGAGGTGGCGGCCCAGGCCGGCACAGTCGCCACAGCGGGTGAGCAGATGTCGGCAACCTCCTCGGACATAGCCCGCAACTGCCAGATGGCTTCCGAGGGGGCCAAGCGCGCCTCCCAGACGGCTCAAGCCGGTGCGGAAGTGGTCCAGGCCACGGTAACGGTGATGGGGCAGATCGCGGCGAAGGTGCAGGAAACCTCGCAGACCGTTGAGAGCCTCGGCGAGCGCAGCGACCAGATCGGGGCCATCATCGGCACCATCGAGGACATAGCCGACCAGACCAACCTCCTCGCCCTGAACGCGGCCATCGAGGCGGCACGGGCCGGCGAGCAGGGGCGAGGCTTCGCCGTCGTCGCCGACGAGGTGCGCGCACTTGCCGAGCGGACCACCAGGGCGACCAGGGAGATCGGCGAGATGATCAAGGCGATCCAGGGCGAAACCAAGGGTGCCGTCGTCGCCATGGAAGAGGGGGTGCGGCAGGTCCAGGCCGGCACCGCCGAAGCGGCCAAGTCGGGAAGCGCGTTGCAGGAGATCCTCGAGCAGATCAACGACGTCGCCATGCAGGTCCACCAGGTGGCCACCGCCGCCGAGGAACAGACCGCGACCACCAGCGAGATTTCCAGCAACATCGTCCAGATAACCCAGGTCGTGCAGCAGACCTCGCAGGGGGCACAGGAATCGGCCATGGCGGCCGCACAACTGCACACGAACTCGGAAGAACTGCAGCAGCTGGTGCGGCAGTTCCGGCTTTAA
- a CDS encoding glycosyltransferase family 87 protein, with the protein MKVLKLVLVAMVILGGIYSAWDKYETSIAIDFYQMWGIGNAMKASGGSLTSPYLAKDKYGKTLDKVCDATPDERLQAANKVNHQLYDFGLEPTASPLLFTVFALFPQDYSQSYGIFLALDLFLFAFSTILLFYRRSTLFSFLILLFAVFLFEPFRSDLNLGNVNLLQYSAVSIGLYYAEKLKSATREGSFQLSLFLAILVFATLLKPNLALIAIAFTGSLLFGRKRDENVRSAAVLCGSVVILMIAPCIYFKSFAIWEQWLNYITATGKLNFELFSGNLSTIALISFLTGQPYNAPFISIGVLTALLLVVLLCSTSRSIRDLITGADSSVSMAIVVTLALSPLVWWHYYLMLLNPIIWLVNNKPKFPVHSALGVLSLLLASNVVSLIDRNLYLYNVYIVPSCWIPLLIGILITCRWRGSRSNSVAA; encoded by the coding sequence ATGAAGGTATTGAAACTGGTACTTGTCGCCATGGTGATCCTTGGTGGTATCTATTCCGCGTGGGATAAGTACGAAACGTCCATTGCTATTGATTTTTACCAGATGTGGGGGATCGGCAATGCGATGAAGGCAAGTGGCGGCTCTCTGACCAGCCCATATCTCGCTAAGGACAAGTACGGGAAAACCCTGGACAAGGTATGCGATGCAACCCCTGACGAGCGGCTGCAGGCCGCCAACAAGGTGAATCACCAGCTTTATGACTTTGGCCTGGAGCCAACCGCCTCACCTCTCCTCTTCACAGTATTCGCCCTGTTCCCACAAGACTATTCGCAGTCCTACGGAATATTCCTGGCTTTGGACCTTTTCTTGTTCGCCTTTTCTACAATCCTTCTCTTTTATAGACGAAGTACACTTTTTAGTTTTCTCATCTTATTGTTCGCGGTTTTCTTGTTCGAGCCTTTCCGCTCGGACCTCAACCTTGGCAACGTGAACCTGCTCCAATACAGCGCAGTCTCGATCGGACTTTACTATGCCGAGAAATTGAAGTCCGCAACGAGGGAGGGTTCTTTTCAACTGTCGTTGTTCCTTGCCATCCTGGTGTTCGCCACTCTGCTCAAACCCAACCTGGCGTTGATCGCCATCGCCTTCACGGGCTCACTTCTCTTTGGCAGGAAACGGGATGAAAACGTCAGGTCTGCAGCCGTTCTTTGCGGCTCGGTTGTAATTTTGATGATCGCACCATGCATTTACTTCAAATCGTTTGCCATCTGGGAGCAATGGCTGAATTACATAACAGCCACCGGCAAGCTCAATTTTGAGCTATTCAGCGGCAATTTGTCGACGATCGCACTCATTTCTTTCCTTACAGGGCAACCTTACAACGCCCCTTTTATTTCCATCGGTGTACTCACCGCACTGCTCCTTGTCGTGCTGCTTTGCTCTACATCTCGTTCCATTCGCGATTTAATCACCGGCGCCGACTCCAGTGTGTCCATGGCGATCGTGGTGACCCTCGCTCTCTCTCCACTGGTATGGTGGCATTACTATCTGATGTTATTAAATCCGATCATCTGGCTGGTTAACAACAAGCCGAAATTCCCGGTGCATTCGGCTTTAGGCGTCCTTTCACTTCTGTTGGCTTCGAATGTGGTGTCACTGATCGACAGGAACTTGTACCTGTACAATGTCTATATCGTTCCGAGTTGCTGGATCCCCTTGTTGATCGGAATACTGATAACCTGCAGATGGCGGGGTTCACGGAGCAATTCCGTTGCAGCTTGA